In Arthrobacter citreus, a genomic segment contains:
- a CDS encoding sugar ABC transporter ATP-binding protein, giving the protein MADPSTTAAPRLELQGISKRFGGVHAITRADLSVRPGTVHALIGENGAGKSTLIRIISGAEVPDTGTIHFNGEPVSAGSTVGAMNLGIETVYQEPQLFDELTVVENVYIGRELTTGIRIDWRKATAEVAELLDVIGLPQKYIRVPVGELSIAEKQQVSIAKALARDASVLILDEPSAILTDAEIDRLFGVIRNLVRKGVSVIYISHRLDELARIADEITVMRDGQTITTRPAAELSVREMAELMVGGVLNQDRTGRKPPDPEPFLRLEGLSAAGRFEDISFDVRPGEIVGLYGLVGSGAGDIASALYGVLDTSGGSIFLGGRRVDPQSPGHAQRLGVGLLPANRKAQGMFSFQSIAFNISVGHLRSFSRGHLVMNRRRETGTARDLIRRLSIRTPDEKTPISAMSGGNAQKVVLARQLVGRPPVLVLVEPTQGVDVGAKEEIHRIVAELADSKSAVLIVTSDLTEVLGLCDKILVVRAGTVAAEFGPDTSQVNVLAAAAGDTSPPPPQGAHS; this is encoded by the coding sequence GTGGCTGATCCATCCACCACCGCGGCACCGCGGCTGGAACTGCAGGGCATCTCCAAACGGTTCGGCGGCGTGCATGCCATCACCCGCGCTGATCTCTCCGTGCGGCCGGGCACCGTGCACGCGCTGATCGGAGAAAACGGCGCGGGTAAATCCACCCTGATCCGGATCATTTCCGGTGCCGAGGTCCCCGACACCGGCACCATCCACTTCAACGGGGAACCGGTGAGTGCGGGATCCACCGTGGGTGCCATGAACCTCGGTATCGAAACCGTTTACCAGGAGCCCCAGCTCTTCGATGAACTGACGGTGGTGGAGAACGTGTACATCGGCCGGGAGCTCACCACGGGGATCCGCATTGACTGGCGCAAGGCCACCGCAGAGGTGGCTGAACTCCTCGACGTCATCGGGCTTCCGCAAAAGTACATCCGGGTGCCGGTCGGGGAGCTGTCCATCGCCGAAAAGCAGCAGGTATCGATTGCCAAGGCACTGGCCCGGGACGCAAGCGTGCTGATTCTCGACGAGCCTTCGGCCATCCTCACCGACGCCGAAATCGACCGGCTGTTCGGGGTTATCCGCAACCTGGTGCGCAAGGGAGTCAGCGTCATCTACATCTCCCACCGGCTGGATGAGCTGGCCCGCATTGCCGACGAAATAACGGTGATGCGGGACGGGCAAACCATCACGACGCGTCCCGCGGCCGAACTCTCGGTCCGCGAGATGGCGGAGCTGATGGTGGGTGGAGTGCTAAACCAGGACCGGACCGGGCGCAAGCCACCGGATCCGGAGCCGTTCCTTCGTCTCGAAGGGCTTTCCGCGGCGGGAAGGTTCGAAGACATCAGCTTTGATGTCCGACCCGGCGAGATCGTGGGGCTCTACGGGCTGGTCGGCTCCGGAGCTGGAGACATTGCCTCGGCACTCTACGGGGTCCTGGACACATCGGGCGGGAGCATCTTCCTTGGTGGCCGCCGGGTGGATCCGCAGTCTCCGGGCCACGCCCAGCGGCTGGGTGTGGGCCTGCTGCCGGCCAACCGGAAGGCACAGGGCATGTTCTCCTTTCAATCCATCGCCTTCAACATCTCGGTGGGTCACCTGCGGTCCTTCAGCCGCGGGCACCTGGTGATGAACCGGCGCCGCGAGACCGGCACAGCTCGGGATCTAATCCGCCGGCTGTCCATCCGGACACCGGATGAGAAGACTCCCATCAGCGCCATGTCCGGCGGTAACGCGCAGAAGGTGGTACTGGCCCGGCAGCTTGTCGGCCGGCCTCCGGTGCTGGTCCTGGTGGAACCCACCCAAGGCGTGGATGTGGGGGCCAAGGAGGAAATCCACCGCATTGTTGCCGAACTTGCCGACTCCAAGAGCGCGGTCCTGATCGTGACCTCGGACCTGACCGAGGTCCTGGGGCTGTGCGACAAGATCCTGGTGGTGCGGGCCGGAACCGTCGCTGCGGAATTCGGCCCGGACACCAGCCAGGTCAATGTCCTGGCGGCAGCGGCCGGAGACACGTCCCCGCCACCCCCGCAAGGAGCACATTCATGA
- a CDS encoding ABC transporter permease produces the protein MTTSTPRPARVGTVAGAAAPRTRSRILPFPVTSQELVLIGVTAALWVTLGFMTSSFLTPGSIQPLLTSVAPIALIGVGMTVVIITGGIDISVAAALMVTSVVTAKLLVDGGLPLLPAMLVSMALGAALGSLNGLLIAFGRVHAIIITFGTANLFLFLGLRIFGSATVNGIPDTFAFFGRGEAGRTAGVPHSFLITLLVAAAAWWYLRHTPGGRHFYAIGGDKEAARLAGIRVKRRLMIAYSLTGLLVGLAACFTIALGTSTLDQSVGTGRELAVIAAVVIGGTSIMGGRGSVLGTVLGALLVQTVASGVTQLGWPSQLGDLFVGLFIVIAVGADILRERARRKL, from the coding sequence ATGACCACCAGCACGCCGCGTCCGGCCCGGGTGGGAACAGTCGCCGGTGCCGCCGCCCCGCGGACCCGCAGCCGTATCCTTCCCTTTCCCGTCACCAGCCAGGAACTGGTCCTGATCGGCGTGACCGCCGCACTGTGGGTGACGCTCGGGTTCATGACTTCGTCCTTCCTCACCCCCGGATCCATCCAGCCGCTGCTCACCTCAGTTGCGCCCATTGCCCTCATCGGCGTTGGCATGACGGTGGTGATTATTACCGGAGGCATCGACATCTCGGTGGCCGCGGCCTTGATGGTCACCTCAGTGGTTACGGCCAAGCTGCTGGTTGACGGCGGGCTCCCGCTGCTGCCGGCCATGCTGGTCTCCATGGCGCTGGGCGCCGCCCTTGGCTCCCTTAATGGACTGCTGATTGCCTTTGGCCGGGTGCACGCCATCATCATCACCTTCGGCACCGCGAACCTGTTCCTTTTCCTGGGCCTGCGGATTTTCGGCTCAGCCACGGTCAATGGGATTCCGGACACCTTCGCCTTCTTTGGCCGCGGCGAAGCCGGGCGTACCGCGGGCGTTCCGCACAGCTTCCTCATAACCCTGCTGGTGGCCGCCGCCGCTTGGTGGTACCTGCGGCATACGCCCGGCGGCAGGCACTTCTACGCCATCGGCGGAGATAAGGAGGCGGCCAGGCTGGCCGGCATCCGGGTGAAACGGCGGCTGATGATCGCCTATTCGCTGACCGGCCTGCTGGTGGGACTGGCCGCCTGCTTCACCATCGCCCTGGGCACCTCCACCCTGGACCAGAGCGTGGGCACGGGCCGGGAACTGGCCGTCATCGCCGCCGTCGTGATTGGCGGAACATCCATCATGGGCGGCCGCGGGTCGGTGCTGGGCACCGTGCTCGGCGCGCTGCTGGTGCAGACCGTCGCCTCCGGGGTAACGCAGCTCGGGTGGCCATCCCAGCTGGGGGACCTGTTTGTGGGCCTGTTCATTGTGATCGCCGTGGGCGCGGATATCCTCCGCGAGCGCGCCAGGAGGAAATTATGA
- a CDS encoding ABC transporter permease, with amino-acid sequence MSTVIADPTAPSRPAGPGARLLKALATQRTVLLAVLLVLVVAIMSFLSAAGYMSGDYNPDYMSAALINAVPLAMLALAELVVILSGRGGIDLSVGAIVSLTGMIFGFTYGLWGWSLPASLLAAVLFGALCGAVNGALVAYLGFPPLIATLATFYAYKSIAIVINDQRPISTPPIQEFYSTAKAVELPVIGHNIPNIPLGLFTFLIPTALAVWFLLARTPFGRRIFAIGTNNTAAQWAGIDTRRTRFTAYLLSGLISGLVAVVTVAQFASARPDAGVSGNGMALPAITIAVLGGVAITGGIGRVSGVILAALLVVWLNAGLLLLFAGNVGAQIQLFALGTVLILAALLNGIATRRYGGTA; translated from the coding sequence ATGAGCACCGTCATTGCAGATCCCACCGCCCCCAGCCGGCCCGCGGGGCCCGGTGCCCGGCTGCTCAAGGCCCTGGCCACCCAGCGGACCGTGCTGCTCGCGGTGCTGCTTGTGCTCGTGGTGGCCATCATGAGCTTCCTCAGCGCGGCCGGGTACATGTCCGGGGACTACAACCCGGATTACATGTCCGCCGCCCTGATTAACGCGGTGCCGCTGGCCATGCTGGCCCTGGCCGAGCTGGTGGTGATCCTCTCCGGCCGCGGCGGGATTGACCTTTCGGTTGGCGCCATAGTCTCCCTGACCGGCATGATCTTCGGCTTCACCTACGGTCTGTGGGGATGGTCGCTGCCGGCCAGCCTGCTCGCCGCGGTCCTCTTTGGAGCACTCTGCGGGGCGGTGAACGGCGCGCTGGTTGCCTACCTTGGTTTTCCGCCGCTGATCGCCACGCTGGCCACGTTCTATGCGTACAAGTCCATCGCGATCGTCATCAATGACCAGCGTCCCATCAGCACCCCGCCCATCCAGGAGTTCTACTCCACGGCCAAGGCAGTGGAACTCCCGGTTATCGGGCACAACATCCCCAACATTCCCCTGGGGCTGTTCACGTTCCTGATCCCCACCGCGCTGGCGGTGTGGTTCCTCCTGGCCCGGACCCCGTTTGGCCGCCGGATCTTCGCCATTGGCACCAACAACACCGCAGCGCAGTGGGCGGGAATCGATACCCGGCGCACCCGTTTCACGGCCTACCTGCTCTCCGGCCTGATCTCCGGGCTGGTTGCCGTGGTCACCGTTGCCCAGTTTGCCTCGGCCCGTCCGGACGCCGGCGTATCCGGCAACGGCATGGCGCTGCCGGCCATCACCATCGCCGTCCTGGGCGGAGTTGCCATCACCGGCGGGATCGGCCGGGTGTCCGGTGTCATCCTGGCCGCCCTGCTGGTGGTGTGGCTTAACGCCGGGCTGCTGCTCCTTTTTGCCGGTAACGTCGGCGCGCAGATCCAGCTGTTCGCCCTGGGCACCGTGCTGATCCTGGCCGCGCTGCTCAACGGCATAGCCACCCGGCGGTACGGAGGCACCGCATGA
- a CDS encoding class II aldolase/adducin family protein translates to MSTIWDPSRVSGELVELTKALGAAHRDLVILAEGNTSQRMTDGSIAVKASGTSMAAAGAEDFVLADAAELVRLLADPEATQARLSAELDAGTHGGIRRRASIEAPLHAVVQVLGEAAFIAHTHPTDVVSVLASVHGPQAYEYSVYSDEAVVLGRPLYVPYAQPGIELGRLFHLRLREYLDSYGELPSLVLLGNHGIVAIGATPQAVDGITAMAVKGARIRVGAHSMGGVVPVPEESLALFFDRSDILDRRRLLAGNQGTGHQTKETT, encoded by the coding sequence ATGAGCACCATCTGGGATCCGTCCCGTGTCAGCGGCGAGCTGGTGGAACTGACCAAGGCGCTCGGCGCCGCCCACCGCGATCTGGTGATCCTGGCGGAGGGCAACACATCGCAGCGCATGACGGACGGGAGCATCGCCGTCAAAGCGTCGGGAACCTCCATGGCTGCCGCGGGAGCAGAGGATTTTGTGCTGGCAGACGCGGCGGAACTGGTCCGTCTCCTGGCGGACCCGGAAGCCACCCAAGCCCGGCTCAGCGCTGAACTGGACGCCGGAACCCACGGCGGGATCCGCCGCCGCGCCTCCATCGAAGCGCCGCTGCACGCCGTAGTCCAAGTGCTCGGGGAGGCGGCCTTCATTGCGCACACCCATCCCACCGACGTCGTGTCCGTCCTGGCCAGCGTCCACGGCCCCCAGGCCTACGAGTACTCGGTCTATTCCGACGAGGCCGTGGTCCTGGGCCGCCCGCTGTACGTCCCCTACGCGCAGCCGGGAATCGAACTTGGCAGGCTCTTCCACCTCCGGCTGCGGGAGTACCTGGACTCGTACGGGGAACTTCCATCGCTGGTGCTGCTGGGAAACCACGGGATCGTCGCCATCGGCGCAACCCCGCAGGCGGTGGACGGGATAACGGCCATGGCCGTGAAAGGTGCCCGGATCCGGGTCGGCGCCCACTCCATGGGCGGGGTGGTCCCGGTACCGGAGGAATCCCTCGCCTTGTTTTTTGACCGCAGCGACATTCTCGATCGCCGGCGCCTGCTGGCGGGGAACCAAGGAACGGGTCACCAAACAAAGGAGACAACATGA
- a CDS encoding sugar phosphate isomerase/epimerase family protein has product MNTIGIHGMVWVGGFSKPEAEHAITSSAATGYSLIELPPVDPGTIDVEYIRGLLADNGLAISATLGLDEATDVSSTDQAVVQAGRERLLGALHMVTELGGNFLGGVIYSKLGRYAEPVSETGRANSVESITQLADEAAKSGITIGLEVVNRYETNVMNTVQEGLAFIKDVGRDNVTLHLDTYHMNIEERSFRDAIHAAHDAGKLGYFHVGESHRGQLGTGSVPWDETFSSLAEVGYDGVITFESFSSKVVHPTLSSTLAIWRNTWEDSYELASGARGFLRTHIA; this is encoded by the coding sequence ATGAACACCATCGGTATCCACGGCATGGTCTGGGTGGGAGGCTTCAGCAAACCCGAGGCGGAGCACGCCATCACCAGTTCCGCGGCAACGGGTTATTCCCTGATCGAGCTGCCCCCGGTTGATCCGGGAACCATCGACGTCGAGTACATCCGCGGTCTGCTCGCGGACAACGGGCTGGCGATTTCAGCCACCCTCGGGCTGGACGAAGCCACCGATGTCTCCAGCACCGACCAGGCCGTTGTGCAGGCCGGCCGTGAACGGCTGCTGGGTGCCCTGCACATGGTCACCGAGCTGGGCGGCAACTTCCTGGGTGGAGTCATTTACTCCAAGCTGGGCCGTTATGCGGAGCCCGTCAGTGAAACCGGCCGTGCCAATTCGGTGGAGTCCATCACTCAACTGGCGGACGAAGCCGCGAAGTCCGGCATCACCATCGGGCTGGAGGTCGTGAACCGGTACGAAACCAACGTCATGAACACGGTCCAGGAGGGGCTGGCCTTCATCAAGGACGTGGGCCGGGACAACGTCACCCTCCATCTGGACACGTACCACATGAACATCGAGGAACGCAGTTTCCGGGACGCCATCCACGCCGCGCACGATGCCGGAAAGCTGGGGTACTTCCACGTGGGCGAAAGCCACCGCGGCCAGCTGGGCACAGGGTCCGTCCCGTGGGACGAGACGTTCAGTTCGCTTGCCGAAGTGGGGTACGACGGCGTCATCACGTTTGAGTCCTTTTCCTCCAAGGTGGTCCACCCCACCCTGTCATCCACCCTGGCCATATGGCGCAACACCTGGGAGGACAGTTACGAACTCGCATCCGGGGCACGCGGGTTCCTCCGCACCCACATCGCTTGA
- a CDS encoding ABC transporter substrate-binding protein, translating to MRITKTLIRCAAASSAAALLLSACTTGDEAATQSGEPREIETIGLMVQDLSNPFFSAMQTGLEAKAEEIGATVNTQDGRQDLAAQNDQIDAFIQQQVDVILLNAVDSDGIASAVSRAKAAGIIVVAVDVGAEGADATVTTDNVAAGSQACQYLVDALGGTGNILIVDGTPITSVQDRVAGCEEVLADNPGIKVVGKQAGKNDRATSLTLTTDMLTANPVVDGIFAINDPTALGSALAAQQSGRAGIQIVGVDGSPEAVAELQKAESPFVATPAQDPAGIVVRGLEIAQEIASGESPEETEVLMPTELITRENLSTYKGWT from the coding sequence ATGCGCATCACCAAAACCCTTATCCGCTGTGCAGCGGCGTCCAGCGCCGCGGCCCTGCTGCTGTCGGCCTGTACCACTGGCGATGAAGCCGCCACGCAAAGCGGTGAACCGCGTGAAATCGAGACCATTGGGCTGATGGTGCAGGACCTCAGCAACCCCTTTTTCTCCGCCATGCAGACCGGTCTGGAAGCGAAGGCCGAAGAGATCGGGGCCACCGTTAATACCCAGGACGGACGCCAGGACCTGGCAGCCCAGAATGACCAGATTGATGCCTTTATCCAGCAGCAGGTGGACGTAATCCTCCTGAACGCCGTGGACTCGGACGGCATCGCATCAGCCGTATCCCGCGCCAAGGCGGCGGGGATCATCGTGGTCGCCGTCGACGTCGGAGCCGAAGGCGCGGATGCCACCGTCACGACGGACAACGTGGCGGCGGGCAGCCAGGCCTGCCAGTATCTGGTTGATGCGCTGGGGGGAACCGGCAACATCCTCATCGTGGACGGCACCCCCATCACCTCGGTCCAGGACCGGGTTGCCGGCTGTGAGGAAGTGCTGGCAGACAACCCCGGCATCAAGGTGGTCGGCAAACAAGCGGGTAAGAATGACCGGGCCACCTCGCTGACCTTGACCACTGACATGCTCACGGCCAACCCCGTGGTGGACGGCATCTTTGCCATCAACGATCCCACAGCCCTGGGATCGGCCCTGGCCGCGCAACAGTCCGGACGCGCCGGCATCCAGATTGTTGGAGTGGATGGCTCGCCCGAGGCCGTTGCCGAACTCCAGAAAGCCGAGTCACCCTTCGTCGCCACCCCGGCCCAGGACCCTGCCGGAATTGTGGTGCGGGGACTGGAAATCGCCCAGGAGATCGCCTCCGGGGAATCCCCCGAGGAAACAGAGGTGCTGATGCCCACCGAACTCATCACCCGGGAAAACCTGTCCACCTACAAGGGCTGGACGTAG
- a CDS encoding sugar ABC transporter ATP-binding protein, whose amino-acid sequence MSRAPLLSLSNVSKRFGATLALDDVSFDLMAGEVHALMGENGAGKSTLMKILAGVYPLDSGSITLDGQPVTMASPRDAATHGIAIIHQELNTLPAMTVAENLAIGREPTRLGALNRRRMVADARDKLARIGSTLDPRRELGQLSVGMQQMVEIARAVSEDARILVLDEPTASLSRTESKRLFDLIADMKAQGMGLIYISHRMEEVWQLADRVTVFRDGRLVGSREKGNISPSEVVRMMVGRDVDDLYTRGGRSAAEPVLQVEDLSDGKGIGPVSLEVRAGEVVCLSGLIGAGRTETARMIFGADKYRGGTVRVKGQRIPPNRPRAAIRAGMGMVPESRKEQALFLELSVKDNIAITSLADNTLAGVVRDGRVTAAVRTQMERLRIRSNALRLLARSLSGGNQQKLVIARWLLMDPVVLVLDEPTRGVDIGAKSEIYALIQELTERGIAILVISSDLPEALGISDRILVMRAGLVVKELDARSATEEDVMKYATGITDLVGAGDE is encoded by the coding sequence ATGAGCCGGGCCCCCCTGCTCAGCCTGAGCAACGTCAGCAAACGCTTTGGTGCAACGCTTGCCCTGGACGACGTGAGCTTTGACCTGATGGCCGGTGAAGTCCATGCCCTGATGGGGGAGAACGGTGCCGGCAAATCCACGCTGATGAAGATCCTGGCCGGCGTCTATCCGCTGGACTCGGGCTCCATAACACTGGACGGGCAGCCGGTCACCATGGCTTCGCCCCGCGATGCCGCCACCCACGGCATCGCGATCATCCATCAGGAACTCAACACGCTCCCGGCCATGACGGTGGCGGAAAACCTGGCCATCGGTAGGGAGCCCACCCGGCTGGGCGCGCTGAACCGGCGCCGCATGGTCGCGGACGCCAGGGACAAGCTCGCCCGCATCGGGTCCACCTTGGACCCCCGCAGGGAGCTGGGACAGCTGAGCGTTGGCATGCAGCAGATGGTGGAGATTGCCCGCGCCGTGAGTGAGGACGCCAGGATCCTGGTGCTGGACGAACCCACGGCGTCGCTTTCCCGCACCGAGTCCAAACGGCTATTTGACCTGATCGCGGATATGAAGGCGCAGGGGATGGGCCTTATCTACATCAGTCACCGGATGGAGGAGGTCTGGCAGCTGGCTGACCGGGTCACTGTCTTCCGCGACGGCCGGCTGGTGGGTTCCCGGGAGAAAGGCAACATCAGCCCATCCGAAGTGGTCCGCATGATGGTTGGGCGGGACGTGGACGACCTTTACACGCGTGGTGGCCGCAGCGCCGCGGAGCCGGTCCTGCAGGTGGAAGATCTGAGTGACGGAAAGGGGATAGGACCGGTCAGCCTGGAGGTGCGGGCCGGTGAGGTGGTGTGCCTCTCCGGACTGATCGGGGCCGGACGGACTGAGACGGCACGGATGATTTTCGGCGCGGACAAGTACCGCGGCGGCACCGTCCGGGTTAAGGGTCAACGGATTCCGCCCAACCGGCCCCGTGCGGCAATCCGTGCCGGGATGGGAATGGTGCCCGAAAGCAGGAAGGAACAGGCACTCTTCCTGGAGCTGAGCGTCAAAGACAATATTGCGATTACCTCCCTGGCGGACAACACCCTTGCCGGTGTCGTCCGGGACGGCCGGGTGACTGCCGCGGTGCGGACCCAGATGGAAAGGCTGCGGATCCGTTCCAATGCCCTTCGGCTGCTGGCACGGAGCCTTTCCGGCGGCAACCAGCAGAAGCTGGTCATTGCCCGGTGGCTGCTGATGGACCCGGTGGTTCTGGTTCTGGATGAACCAACCCGCGGCGTGGACATAGGAGCTAAAAGCGAGATCTACGCCCTGATCCAGGAACTGACCGAGCGGGGGATCGCCATCCTGGTGATTTCCTCCGACCTGCCCGAAGCGCTGGGCATCAGCGACCGGATTCTGGTGATGCGGGCAGGTCTGGTGGTGAAGGAATTGGACGCACGTTCGGCAACGGAGGAGGACGTCATGAAGTACGCAACGGGAATAACGGACCTGGTGGGAGCCGGCGATGAGTGA
- a CDS encoding ABC transporter permease, with protein sequence MSEQVSATPQPSASSADIVTVQRAAPRSGVNLALWWDRVGIFLVLLLLIALMCVVAPNFATVDNALNVARAVSINAILAAGMTVVILTGGIDLSVGSIVAVSGVLSVLLWVNGVPSFIAVLVGIVVGALAGLVNGLLTAYLALPAFIVTLGAMTYLRGAAYSLTDGQPLVANGLGFRGLGNGTVAGLPTPVVVMVLVYVAVWFLLERTKYGRHIYAVGGNKEAARLAGVRVRPLIASVYLISGATAGLAGVIFSARVLSGQPTAGSGYELDAIAAVVLGGTSLMGGRGRILGTLVGALIIGVLSNGLVLMNVPFFYQLVVKGVVIVVAVGLDSLKRLGRTTD encoded by the coding sequence ATGAGTGAGCAGGTCAGTGCCACCCCGCAGCCCTCTGCATCCTCAGCGGACATTGTGACTGTCCAGCGCGCTGCGCCGCGTTCAGGCGTGAACCTGGCCCTGTGGTGGGACCGGGTGGGGATCTTCCTGGTCCTGCTGCTGTTGATTGCCCTGATGTGCGTTGTGGCACCGAATTTCGCCACGGTGGACAACGCGCTGAACGTGGCCCGTGCCGTTTCGATCAACGCGATCCTGGCCGCTGGCATGACCGTGGTGATCCTCACCGGGGGCATAGACCTCTCAGTGGGCTCCATCGTGGCGGTCTCCGGCGTGCTGTCGGTGCTGCTCTGGGTGAACGGCGTGCCGTCGTTTATCGCCGTGCTGGTGGGGATTGTGGTGGGAGCTTTGGCGGGGCTGGTCAACGGCTTGCTGACCGCCTATCTCGCGCTTCCGGCTTTCATCGTCACGCTGGGCGCGATGACTTATCTGCGCGGTGCGGCGTATTCGCTGACCGATGGGCAGCCTCTGGTGGCGAACGGCCTCGGGTTCCGGGGGCTGGGCAACGGCACCGTGGCCGGGCTGCCCACGCCTGTGGTGGTGATGGTCCTGGTCTATGTGGCGGTGTGGTTCCTGCTGGAACGCACCAAGTACGGCCGCCACATCTACGCGGTGGGAGGAAACAAGGAGGCTGCACGCCTGGCCGGAGTGCGGGTCCGTCCGCTGATTGCCAGCGTTTATCTGATTTCGGGAGCAACAGCAGGACTCGCGGGCGTCATCTTCTCCGCCCGGGTGCTCAGCGGGCAGCCAACGGCCGGCAGCGGCTACGAGCTGGATGCCATTGCCGCGGTTGTCCTGGGCGGAACCAGCCTGATGGGTGGCCGCGGACGGATCCTGGGAACCCTGGTGGGAGCGTTGATCATCGGAGTCCTGAGCAACGGACTGGTCCTGATGAACGTTCCCTTTTTCTATCAGCTGGTGGTCAAGGGCGTGGTTATTGTGGTGGCCGTTGGTTTGGACAGCCTCAAGCGGCTGGGCCGGACAACGGATTAG
- a CDS encoding ammonium transporter: MDSGNTAWLLASSALVCLMIPGIAFFYGGMVGSRRILNMMLMCFGGASLVAVLWVLYGYSASFGNSLTGAGLLGNPAEFFGLSELLVEDPDGALPLALFAAFQLMFACVTTALVAGAAAGRMKFGAWMLFAGLWATLVYFPVAHWVFAFSSEDGSVTGGWIANQLGAIDFAGGTAVHLNAGVAALALALVLGRSKGWPHAHGKPHSRPLVLLGAGLLWVGWYGFNAGSALSAGHSAAVVFLNTAVAAAAGLLGWMLMDRLRLGTSSSLGAASGLISALVAITPACGAVSPLGALAIGLLAGLVCSLAIEWKFRLGYDDSLDVVGVHAVGGLLGTLLIGLFATDAAPNGVSGLFYGGGFELLGIQALAAAAVLVYSFVVTWVIAKVLAITIGLRIPEESELQGIDIAAHAESAYLNDEEPVELGARP, translated from the coding sequence ATGGATTCTGGAAACACCGCTTGGCTGCTGGCCAGTTCCGCGCTGGTCTGTCTGATGATCCCCGGCATCGCCTTCTTCTACGGAGGAATGGTGGGCTCACGCCGGATCCTGAACATGATGCTGATGTGCTTCGGCGGGGCAAGCCTCGTCGCAGTGCTGTGGGTGCTCTATGGATATTCGGCTTCCTTCGGCAACTCACTGACCGGAGCCGGCCTGCTGGGGAACCCCGCCGAGTTCTTTGGACTGTCCGAACTGCTGGTGGAAGACCCGGACGGCGCGCTGCCGCTGGCACTCTTTGCCGCGTTCCAGCTGATGTTTGCCTGCGTGACCACTGCCCTGGTGGCCGGAGCCGCCGCCGGGCGCATGAAATTCGGCGCCTGGATGCTGTTTGCCGGGCTATGGGCCACCCTGGTGTACTTTCCCGTGGCGCACTGGGTCTTCGCCTTCAGCAGTGAGGACGGGTCCGTCACCGGCGGCTGGATTGCGAACCAGCTCGGTGCCATCGACTTTGCCGGCGGAACCGCAGTGCACCTGAACGCCGGCGTCGCCGCCCTTGCCCTGGCCCTGGTGCTGGGCCGCAGCAAGGGCTGGCCGCACGCGCACGGCAAGCCGCACAGCCGTCCCCTGGTGCTGCTGGGAGCAGGGCTGCTGTGGGTGGGCTGGTACGGGTTCAACGCCGGTTCGGCCCTGAGTGCCGGCCACTCCGCCGCCGTCGTTTTCCTGAACACCGCGGTGGCCGCCGCGGCGGGCCTGCTGGGCTGGATGCTGATGGACCGGCTGCGGCTGGGAACATCCTCCTCGCTGGGCGCGGCGTCCGGCCTGATCTCGGCGCTGGTGGCGATCACGCCGGCCTGCGGAGCGGTCAGCCCGCTGGGGGCCCTGGCGATTGGCCTGCTGGCCGGTCTTGTGTGCTCGCTGGCCATCGAATGGAAGTTCCGGCTCGGGTATGACGACTCGCTCGACGTCGTCGGCGTCCACGCGGTGGGCGGGCTGCTGGGCACCCTGCTGATCGGGCTGTTTGCCACCGACGCAGCACCCAACGGTGTCAGCGGCCTGTTCTACGGCGGAGGTTTCGAGCTGCTGGGCATCCAGGCGCTGGCCGCGGCTGCCGTCCTGGTCTACTCCTTCGTGGTCACCTGGGTGATCGCCAAGGTACTGGCGATCACCATTGGCCTGCGCATTCCCGAGGAAAGCGAGCTGCAGGGCATCGACATCGCAGCCCACGCCGAATCCGCATACCTCAACGACGAAGAGCCGGTGGAGCTGGGGGCCCGGCCCTAA
- a CDS encoding HdeD family acid-resistance protein, with protein sequence MSMSGSVFGLGGLNLDINELTRKAVRNIRGGLALTGVLSIILGALVLFWPGATLDVVAVLFGLYFLISGAVRVVTGIITPLSGGLRVLNILTGVLIFIVGVVAMRNPLASLAVLGMVIGIAWIVEGVMALTESESGGSRWYAITYGVISILAGAVVLFLPVGSLAALVVFGGIFLVVLGIVEVVRAFAFGRGIPLSG encoded by the coding sequence ATGTCCATGTCAGGAAGCGTTTTTGGGCTGGGCGGGTTGAACCTGGACATCAACGAGCTCACCCGCAAGGCAGTCCGGAATATCCGCGGCGGGCTGGCCCTCACCGGGGTTCTTTCCATCATTCTGGGCGCCCTGGTGCTGTTCTGGCCCGGTGCAACGCTGGATGTGGTCGCCGTCCTGTTTGGACTGTATTTCCTGATCTCCGGAGCGGTGCGCGTGGTCACGGGAATCATCACGCCCCTGTCCGGCGGCCTGCGGGTCCTGAACATCCTCACCGGGGTGCTGATCTTCATTGTTGGAGTGGTGGCCATGCGCAATCCGCTCGCGTCATTGGCCGTTCTGGGGATGGTCATCGGAATTGCCTGGATTGTCGAGGGCGTCATGGCCCTGACCGAAAGTGAAAGCGGCGGCTCTCGCTGGTATGCCATCACGTACGGAGTCATCAGCATCCTCGCCGGCGCCGTGGTGCTGTTCCTTCCAGTGGGATCGCTGGCTGCCCTCGTCGTGTTTGGCGGGATCTTCCTGGTGGTGCTGGGCATTGTGGAAGTTGTGCGGGCGTTTGCCTTTGGCCGCGGCATTCCTCTGTCCGGGTAG